One window of the Archangium primigenium genome contains the following:
- the rpmG gene encoding 50S ribosomal protein L33: protein MPKGHRAIIQLVSTAGTGTVSTTTKNKRKSQDKLQLKKYDPRVRKHVLFVEGKP from the coding sequence ATGCCCAAGGGCCATCGCGCCATCATCCAGCTCGTGTCCACGGCCGGCACCGGCACCGTCTCCACGACGACGAAGAACAAGCGGAAGTCGCAGGACAAGCTCCAGCTCAAGAAGTACGACCCGCGCGTGCGCAAGCACGTGCTGTTCGTCGAAGGCAAGCCGTGA
- a CDS encoding metallophosphoesterase, whose amino-acid sequence MAPRFARRRSASSNVQLASNAAPALHRETMRRNELKAPGPDPLRPEARLRWRDHFTLSENVLHVPGMHREHEGLVVAHLSDIHVGMATSAVRIRRAVAEVNARNPDVIFLTGDYVTHSAKPLPRVIELLAGFNRPVFAVLGNHDHWVNAHYLRSGFERLGYTVLQNEHRVLDVRGAPLTVLGIDDGRTHRDDVEATFRGAPESGTRLVLTHSPPTVDKLPPNANLVQFSGHTHGGQFVVRGLTEAIFRRAGQPYIQGHYHVRGNQLYVNMGLGFGFGGMYLRRGTYPEVAFFTLRHAETAPTA is encoded by the coding sequence ATGGCCCCTCGATTCGCCCGCCGCCGCTCCGCCTCCTCGAACGTCCAGCTGGCCTCGAACGCGGCCCCCGCGCTGCACCGCGAGACCATGCGCCGCAACGAGTTGAAGGCTCCGGGGCCGGATCCGCTGCGGCCCGAGGCGCGGCTGCGCTGGAGGGACCACTTCACGCTGTCGGAGAACGTGCTGCACGTGCCGGGCATGCACCGCGAGCACGAGGGCCTGGTGGTGGCCCACCTGTCGGACATCCACGTGGGCATGGCGACGAGCGCGGTGCGCATCCGCCGCGCGGTGGCCGAGGTCAACGCGCGCAACCCCGACGTCATCTTCCTCACCGGCGACTACGTCACCCACAGCGCCAAGCCCCTGCCGCGTGTCATCGAGCTGCTCGCGGGCTTCAACCGGCCGGTGTTCGCGGTGCTCGGCAACCACGACCACTGGGTGAACGCGCACTACCTGCGCTCGGGCTTCGAGCGGCTGGGCTACACGGTGCTGCAGAACGAGCACCGCGTGCTCGACGTGCGGGGCGCGCCGCTCACGGTGCTGGGCATCGACGACGGGCGCACGCACCGCGACGACGTGGAGGCCACCTTCCGGGGCGCGCCCGAGTCCGGCACGCGGCTGGTGCTCACCCACTCGCCGCCCACGGTGGACAAGCTGCCCCCCAACGCCAACCTGGTGCAGTTCTCCGGGCACACCCACGGCGGCCAGTTCGTGGTGCGCGGCCTCACCGAGGCCATCTTCCGCCGCGCCGGCCAGCCCTACATCCAGGGCCACTACCATGTGCGCGGCAACCAGCTGTACGTGAACATGGGCCTGGGCTTCGGCTTCGGTGGCATGTACCTGCGCCGGGGCACCTATCCCGAGGTGGCCTTCTTCACCCTGCGCCACGCCGAGACGGCGCCCACGGCCTGA
- a CDS encoding Fur family transcriptional regulator, translated as MAARKNLPPPSLGDYQERLRAAGLRSTTARVAVLRELEAAKAPLSHAELVDALQDEGYDRVTLYRNLTDLTEAGLVMRADLGDHVWRFELKGDTQAEHGPHPHFTCTDCGSVACLPAESVHVKPAKGAPKALAAKSVDIQLRGRCDRCGQ; from the coding sequence ATGGCGGCCCGCAAGAACCTCCCTCCCCCGAGCCTCGGTGACTATCAGGAGCGCCTGCGCGCGGCCGGACTGCGCAGCACCACCGCCCGGGTGGCGGTCCTGCGCGAGCTCGAGGCGGCCAAGGCCCCCTTGAGCCACGCGGAGCTGGTGGACGCCCTGCAGGACGAGGGCTACGACCGCGTCACCCTGTACCGCAACTTGACGGACCTGACCGAGGCGGGCCTCGTCATGCGCGCGGACCTGGGGGACCACGTCTGGCGCTTCGAGCTCAAGGGCGACACCCAGGCCGAGCACGGCCCCCACCCACACTTCACCTGCACGGACTGTGGCAGCGTGGCCTGCCTGCCCGCCGAGTCCGTGCACGTGAAGCCCGCCAAGGGCGCCCCCAAGGCGCTGGCGGCCAAGAGCGTGGACATCCAGCTGCGCGGCCGCTGCGATCGCTGCGGCCAGTGA
- the rpsR gene encoding 30S ribosomal protein S18, protein MSTSQKRPPAEGGSRSVGGEDDRRAGRLGFGRRKPNPLGAARTVDFKDVTLLKHFITERGRIIPRRITGVTAQQQRQVAQAIKRARQLGLLPYVATGT, encoded by the coding sequence ATGAGCACTTCGCAGAAGCGGCCGCCCGCCGAGGGCGGCTCCCGTTCCGTGGGCGGTGAGGACGATCGCCGCGCGGGTCGACTCGGATTCGGACGGCGAAAGCCCAACCCCCTGGGCGCGGCGCGCACGGTGGACTTCAAGGACGTGACCCTGCTCAAGCACTTCATCACCGAGCGCGGGCGCATCATCCCCCGCCGCATCACCGGGGTGACGGCGCAGCAGCAGCGGCAGGTGGCCCAGGCCATCAAGCGCGCGCGCCAGCTCGGACTGCTGCCCTACGTCGCCACGGGCACCTGA
- a CDS encoding HYR domain-containing protein: MPRFSVPSRLAALAAGFLFACSSTTPEPDVTAPAPAESVSPSFDVQAVIRRVTRTFHSESGRFSSMQGTYAVQVAPEGTVRFAARQAALSAEALVLRTASLARGGQALTSAVRTTVREDGALALDRGAVVEVLENADGGLAQRWELAGKPRGAGDLEVRVVVAGLAYAGETAGGQHFTDPATGLGVRYGQATWVDARGVETAVRTEYTEGALRLVVPEAVLESSTWPARLAPLLSPEIRPDTPVFAPTSLNEAAPVTAHAEGTLLVVWDVLVGTQRDIVGTRVRASDGAVLDPTGIVLASSSVEEHQPTVAAQGGVFLVAWRQLNGGIYRTRVRASTGQVLDAAPVKFSISGSTAHSPAAACGTDVCAVVWGESSGILSARVRLSDGVVLGTSTLSTKAMAAQGDLAVAADESQFLVAWSVTVGTGTRNQDIQGVRFRAASGLILDSSPLLISTAADIQNAPAIAFTSGHFLVVWSDTRLTTSTGLYGSRVRASDGAVLDPSGLLIASSSDKPAEVAVGTDGTQFLVAWQSMVGSLYELHARRVTTAGAVVEPSPVVLAKSSTSGAYSPALAFDGTHYLLAWMRRESSDASQNIYGARVRPSDLGLLEPAGTLLSAQANRQSSPVVAWGGGKYLVAWLDSRQRASGEDLYGVRLGVDGQPLDTTAIPLSTTAAVKTSPQVVSDGADFLVAWNVGSSIQGARVRGADGVVLDPTALPISGTQSLIGAPRLAFGGGHYFVAWTDQRVTNDTNVYGVRLRPSDGQVLDASALLVSGASGTQNSPAVAFGAGSFFVTWLDARAGRNEIYGARIRAADGEVLDPAGLAISTGSTYRTDPVVASDGTRFLVAWRDQRTGTGDFYGSRVEAATGQVLDPAGLALLLEPSLQNVSSLLFDGRNYLLVWSDTRSGSVRLNGLRLKPEGTALDGTGFLIAPGVSFSTPPPAAASGPGRYLFAAAPTDTVTRTQRVVLWRGVIVPDGEACAGAAECESGQCVEGVCCATACEGGTCGSGTCEYPPPGITCPSDVVAEATSAAGARVDYPPATATGRPPLAVTYSQASGTDFPLGPTSVTATVTDGAGETRSCAFAVTVSDTTAPTLVCPAAREVEATGLDGALVTYPSATASDAVSAVTLEATPPSGSRFPVGTTDVSVRATDAAGNTSTCQFPVTVTLPPEPQVTCPSDVVAEATDADGALVTYPPATGSGTEPLTVTSRPASGSRFALGLTAATATARDGLGREASCGFFVTVEDTTPPTLVCPESLTVDATSTAGALVTYPPATATDAVSPVSIGYVPSSGTHFNVGTTRVRAVARDLAGNLSECAFTVTVRLPPAPEVTCPADVVAEANAPRSATVEYPPATATGTEPLVLFYTQDSGTRFPLGTSPVSAGVRDGLGREDTCAFTVTVRDTTAPVLTCPADVEVRDAPEGGVSVDYPAATATDLGSEPVLAYSHPAGAHFPVGTTRVTVTATDEAGHASTCDFQVRVAPREAPPVVVPEPKPEPTPEAGCGCGAGMGTPAGLGWMALLVLLSRSATRRRDVSG; encoded by the coding sequence ATGCCTCGCTTTTCCGTGCCGTCCCGCCTCGCCGCGCTCGCGGCGGGGTTCCTCTTCGCCTGTTCCTCCACCACGCCCGAGCCGGACGTCACGGCGCCCGCGCCGGCCGAGAGTGTCTCGCCGTCCTTCGATGTCCAGGCCGTCATCCGCCGGGTGACCCGGACGTTCCACTCCGAGTCAGGCCGCTTCTCGAGCATGCAGGGGACCTACGCGGTCCAGGTCGCGCCCGAGGGCACGGTGCGCTTCGCGGCGCGTCAGGCCGCCCTGTCCGCGGAGGCCCTGGTGTTGCGCACCGCGTCCCTCGCCCGGGGTGGACAGGCCCTGACGAGCGCCGTCCGGACCACGGTGCGCGAGGACGGCGCGCTCGCCCTGGACCGGGGCGCGGTGGTGGAGGTGCTGGAGAACGCCGACGGCGGGCTCGCGCAGCGCTGGGAGCTGGCTGGCAAGCCCCGGGGCGCGGGTGACCTGGAGGTGCGGGTGGTGGTGGCGGGGCTCGCGTACGCGGGCGAGACCGCGGGCGGGCAGCACTTCACGGACCCGGCCACGGGACTGGGCGTGCGCTACGGCCAGGCCACCTGGGTGGATGCCCGGGGCGTGGAGACCGCCGTGCGGACCGAGTACACGGAGGGCGCGCTGCGCCTCGTCGTGCCGGAGGCGGTGCTGGAGTCGTCCACGTGGCCCGCGCGCCTGGCGCCCCTCCTCTCCCCGGAGATCCGTCCGGACACGCCCGTCTTCGCGCCAACCTCGCTCAATGAGGCGGCCCCCGTGACGGCCCATGCGGAGGGAACCCTGCTCGTGGTGTGGGACGTCCTCGTGGGCACCCAGCGCGACATCGTCGGCACGCGCGTGCGGGCCTCGGATGGCGCGGTGCTCGACCCCACGGGCATCGTCCTGGCCTCCAGCTCCGTGGAGGAACACCAGCCCACCGTGGCGGCCCAGGGCGGCGTCTTCCTGGTGGCCTGGCGGCAGTTGAATGGGGGCATCTACCGCACGCGCGTGCGGGCCTCCACCGGCCAGGTGCTCGACGCCGCGCCGGTGAAGTTCTCGATCAGCGGCTCCACCGCGCACTCGCCCGCCGCCGCCTGCGGCACGGACGTGTGCGCCGTGGTGTGGGGTGAGTCGTCGGGCATCCTCTCCGCGCGGGTGCGGCTCTCGGATGGGGTCGTGCTGGGCACCTCGACCCTCTCCACCAAGGCCATGGCCGCCCAGGGCGATCTCGCGGTGGCCGCCGATGAGTCCCAGTTCCTCGTGGCCTGGTCCGTGACGGTCGGGACCGGCACCCGGAATCAGGACATCCAGGGTGTGCGGTTCCGGGCCGCCAGCGGCTTGATTCTCGATTCCTCCCCCCTGCTCATCTCCACCGCCGCCGACATCCAGAACGCGCCCGCCATCGCCTTCACCTCGGGTCACTTCCTCGTGGTGTGGTCCGACACCCGTCTCACCACCTCCACCGGCCTCTACGGCTCGCGGGTGCGGGCCTCGGATGGCGCGGTGCTCGACCCCTCGGGCCTCCTCATCGCGTCCTCCTCGGACAAGCCCGCCGAGGTGGCCGTGGGCACCGATGGCACCCAGTTCCTGGTGGCGTGGCAGAGCATGGTCGGCTCCCTGTACGAGCTCCACGCCCGGCGGGTGACGACCGCGGGGGCCGTGGTGGAGCCCTCGCCCGTGGTGCTCGCCAAATCCTCCACGAGCGGGGCCTATTCGCCCGCGCTGGCCTTCGACGGGACGCACTACCTGCTGGCCTGGATGCGCCGCGAGTCCAGCGATGCGTCCCAGAACATCTACGGCGCGCGCGTGCGCCCCTCGGACCTGGGCCTGCTCGAGCCCGCGGGGACGCTGCTGTCCGCGCAGGCCAACCGCCAGTCCTCGCCCGTCGTGGCCTGGGGCGGGGGCAAGTACCTCGTGGCATGGCTGGACTCGCGCCAGCGCGCCAGCGGTGAGGACCTCTACGGCGTGCGGCTCGGGGTGGACGGCCAGCCGCTCGACACCACGGCCATCCCCCTCTCCACGACCGCCGCCGTGAAGACCTCGCCCCAGGTGGTGTCCGATGGCGCCGACTTCCTCGTGGCGTGGAACGTCGGCTCGAGCATTCAAGGCGCGCGCGTGCGGGGCGCCGATGGCGTCGTGCTCGATCCCACGGCCCTCCCCATCTCCGGCACCCAGAGTCTCATCGGCGCGCCGCGGTTGGCTTTCGGCGGCGGGCACTACTTCGTGGCCTGGACCGACCAGCGCGTCACCAACGACACCAACGTGTACGGCGTGCGGCTGCGGCCCTCGGATGGCCAGGTGCTGGACGCGTCCGCCCTCCTCGTCTCGGGGGCTTCTGGGACCCAGAACTCCCCCGCGGTCGCGTTTGGCGCGGGCTCGTTCTTCGTGACCTGGCTGGACGCGCGCGCGGGCCGCAATGAAATCTATGGCGCGCGGATCAGAGCGGCGGACGGCGAGGTGCTGGATCCCGCGGGCCTGGCGATCTCCACCGGTTCGACCTACCGGACGGATCCGGTCGTGGCCTCCGATGGCACCCGCTTCCTGGTGGCCTGGCGCGACCAGCGCACGGGCACGGGCGATTTCTATGGGAGCCGGGTGGAGGCCGCCACGGGCCAGGTGCTCGATCCGGCGGGGCTCGCGCTGCTCCTCGAGCCCAGCCTCCAGAACGTGTCCTCGCTCCTCTTCGATGGGAGGAACTACCTGCTGGTGTGGTCGGACACCCGGAGCGGCTCGGTCCGCCTCAATGGCCTGCGGTTGAAGCCGGAGGGCACCGCGCTGGATGGCACGGGCTTCCTCATTGCCCCGGGCGTCTCGTTCTCCACGCCGCCCCCCGCCGCGGCGTCGGGGCCGGGCCGCTACCTCTTCGCGGCGGCGCCCACGGACACGGTCACGCGGACCCAGCGTGTCGTGCTGTGGCGGGGCGTGATCGTCCCGGATGGAGAGGCCTGCGCGGGCGCGGCGGAGTGCGAGAGTGGCCAGTGCGTGGAGGGCGTCTGCTGCGCCACCGCCTGCGAGGGCGGCACCTGTGGCTCGGGCACGTGCGAGTACCCGCCGCCCGGCATCACCTGTCCCTCGGACGTGGTGGCCGAGGCCACGAGCGCCGCGGGCGCCCGCGTCGACTACCCGCCGGCCACCGCCACGGGTCGGCCGCCGCTCGCGGTGACGTACAGCCAGGCGTCCGGGACGGACTTCCCCCTGGGCCCCACCTCCGTCACGGCCACGGTCACCGACGGCGCGGGCGAGACCCGGTCCTGTGCCTTCGCTGTCACCGTGAGCGACACCACCGCGCCCACGCTCGTGTGCCCCGCGGCGCGCGAGGTGGAGGCCACGGGCCTGGATGGCGCGCTCGTCACCTATCCGTCCGCGACGGCCAGTGACGCGGTGTCCGCCGTGACGCTGGAGGCCACGCCGCCCTCGGGCAGCCGCTTCCCGGTGGGCACCACGGACGTCTCGGTGCGGGCCACGGACGCGGCGGGCAACACGTCCACCTGCCAGTTCCCGGTGACCGTGACCCTGCCGCCCGAGCCCCAAGTCACCTGTCCCTCGGACGTGGTGGCCGAGGCCACGGACGCCGACGGCGCGCTCGTGACGTATCCGCCCGCCACCGGCTCGGGCACCGAGCCGCTCACGGTGACGTCCCGCCCGGCGTCCGGGTCGCGCTTCGCCCTGGGCCTCACCGCCGCCACCGCCACGGCGCGCGACGGACTGGGCCGGGAGGCCTCGTGCGGCTTCTTCGTCACCGTGGAGGACACCACGCCGCCCACGCTCGTCTGCCCCGAGTCGCTCACCGTGGACGCCACGAGCACCGCGGGCGCCCTCGTCACCTATCCGCCCGCCACGGCCACCGACGCGGTGTCCCCCGTGTCCATCGGCTACGTGCCATCCTCGGGGACGCACTTCAACGTGGGCACCACGCGGGTGAGGGCCGTCGCCCGGGACCTGGCGGGCAATCTGTCCGAGTGCGCGTTCACGGTGACGGTGCGCCTGCCGCCCGCGCCCGAGGTGACGTGTCCCGCGGACGTGGTGGCCGAGGCCAATGCGCCCCGGAGCGCCACCGTCGAGTACCCGCCCGCGACCGCCACGGGGACCGAGCCGCTCGTGCTCTTCTATACCCAGGACTCGGGGACGCGCTTCCCCCTGGGCACGAGCCCCGTCTCCGCCGGGGTGCGCGATGGCCTGGGTCGCGAGGACACCTGCGCCTTCACCGTCACCGTGCGGGACACCACCGCGCCCGTGCTCACCTGCCCGGCGGACGTCGAGGTGCGCGACGCGCCCGAGGGCGGAGTGTCCGTGGACTACCCGGCGGCCACCGCGACGGACCTGGGCTCCGAGCCCGTGCTGGCCTACAGCCACCCCGCGGGCGCGCACTTCCCCGTGGGCACGACGCGGGTGACGGTCACGGCCACGGACGAGGCGGGCCACGCCTCCACCTGCGACTTCCAGGTGCGGGTGGCCCCGCGCGAGGCGCCGCCGGTCGTCGTTCCGGAGCCCAAGCCGGAGCCGACGCCCGAGGCGGGGTGCGGCTGTGGCGCGGGGATGGGGACGCCCGCGGGGCTGGGCTGGATGGCGCTGCTCGTGCTGCTCAGCCGGAGCGCCACCCGGCGGCGGGACGTCTCCGGGTAG
- a CDS encoding Uma2 family endonuclease produces the protein MSPRNDPSVEDAYESAPSELVAEILEGELFLSPRPARPHANVHINLGMLLGRPFKFGQDGPGGWVLLAEPQLHLGPRPDKVAPDLAGWRRERLPRAVGGSEAPAHYELPPDWVCEIFSRRTRHRDQGVKQRIYAREGVRHLWHVDPLTRTIELFRLGSDGWSAPERFTGEQGLVRIEPFDAIALDLALVWSE, from the coding sequence ATGAGCCCGCGCAATGACCCATCCGTCGAGGACGCCTATGAGTCCGCCCCCTCGGAACTCGTGGCGGAGATCCTCGAGGGGGAGCTGTTCCTGAGTCCCCGGCCGGCGCGGCCCCACGCCAACGTCCACATCAACCTCGGGATGCTCCTGGGACGGCCCTTCAAGTTCGGGCAGGACGGGCCGGGCGGATGGGTGCTGCTCGCCGAGCCCCAGCTCCACCTCGGGCCGCGTCCGGACAAGGTGGCGCCAGACCTGGCCGGGTGGCGGCGCGAGCGCCTGCCCCGCGCCGTCGGAGGTTCCGAGGCGCCCGCCCACTACGAGCTGCCTCCGGACTGGGTGTGCGAGATCTTCTCGCGGCGCACGCGGCACCGGGATCAGGGCGTGAAGCAGCGCATCTACGCGCGTGAGGGCGTGCGCCACCTGTGGCACGTGGACCCCCTCACGCGGACGATCGAGCTGTTCCGGCTCGGGTCGGACGGGTGGAGCGCCCCCGAGCGCTTCACGGGGGAGCAGGGCCTCGTGCGCATCGAGCCGTTCGACGCCATCGCCCTGGACCTGGCCCTGGTCTGGAGCGAGTGA
- the rpsN gene encoding 30S ribosomal protein S14, which yields MAKTSKIHKNEQRKALVRRYAERRAALKEAIRTAGTVEERMRAQTALAKLPRDSNSIRVTHRCAITGRPRGYLRRFGMSRIAFREKALAGHVTGVTKSSW from the coding sequence ATGGCCAAGACGAGCAAGATTCACAAGAACGAGCAGCGCAAGGCGCTGGTGCGCCGGTACGCCGAGCGGCGGGCGGCCCTGAAGGAAGCCATCCGCACGGCGGGCACGGTGGAGGAGCGGATGCGGGCCCAGACGGCGCTCGCGAAGCTGCCGCGCGACTCCAACTCCATCCGCGTCACCCACCGGTGCGCCATCACGGGCCGGCCGCGCGGCTACCTCAGGCGCTTCGGCATGTCGCGCATCGCCTTTCGCGAGAAGGCCCTGGCCGGCCACGTCACCGGCGTCACCAAGTCCAGCTGGTAG
- a CDS encoding fatty acid desaturase family protein, with protein sequence MIAPSARESFVKELQTIKSQLESTPGEEDLRHLQKMSRWGRLSAVLGYATAWLAPNPLSAWLIAQGMTARWTIVAHHVLHRGYERVAQAPDGAREKTFARGWRRAIDWLDWIHPQAWSHEHNVLHHGHTGETKDPDLVERRMKWLRTSRIPMALRYVIVAILACTWRLTYYAPSTFLEWRWAKKRLPEMDDEDGPFWMHKAFDPRTADGRAFWWMCLLPYASVRFVLAPLLFLPLGRAAALAVLFNSLLAEVFANLQSFVLIAPNHAGEDIYRFEERTQGRADYCVRQILGSTNYTTGGDVLAFLHGGLNYQIEHHLWPGLSLLQLQRSQARVQALCERYGLPYVQENVFRRTRKAVHIMVGRHSMLRLEGAAEEDRARLGRVGT encoded by the coding sequence GTGATCGCGCCTTCCGCCAGGGAGTCCTTCGTCAAGGAACTCCAGACCATCAAGAGCCAGTTGGAGTCCACCCCAGGCGAAGAGGATCTCCGCCACCTCCAGAAGATGAGCCGGTGGGGTCGGCTGAGCGCGGTGCTGGGGTATGCGACCGCCTGGCTGGCGCCCAACCCCCTCAGCGCGTGGCTCATCGCCCAGGGCATGACGGCGCGCTGGACGATCGTGGCCCACCACGTGCTGCACCGGGGCTACGAGCGCGTGGCCCAGGCCCCGGACGGCGCGCGGGAGAAGACCTTCGCCCGGGGCTGGCGCCGCGCCATCGACTGGCTGGATTGGATCCACCCCCAGGCGTGGAGCCACGAGCACAACGTCCTGCACCACGGGCACACCGGCGAGACGAAGGATCCCGACCTGGTGGAGCGGCGCATGAAGTGGCTGCGCACCTCCCGGATTCCCATGGCGCTGCGCTACGTGATCGTGGCGATCCTGGCGTGCACCTGGCGGTTGACCTACTACGCGCCCAGCACCTTCCTGGAATGGCGGTGGGCCAAGAAGCGCCTGCCGGAGATGGACGACGAGGACGGGCCCTTCTGGATGCACAAGGCCTTCGACCCGCGCACGGCCGACGGGCGGGCCTTCTGGTGGATGTGCCTGCTGCCCTACGCCAGCGTCCGGTTCGTGCTCGCGCCCCTGCTGTTCCTGCCCCTGGGCCGCGCGGCGGCGCTCGCGGTCCTGTTCAACTCGCTGCTCGCCGAGGTCTTCGCCAACCTCCAGAGCTTCGTGCTCATCGCCCCCAATCACGCGGGCGAGGACATCTACCGCTTCGAGGAGCGCACCCAGGGCCGCGCGGACTACTGCGTCCGGCAGATCCTGGGCTCCACGAACTACACGACGGGAGGCGACGTGCTGGCCTTCCTGCACGGTGGGCTCAACTACCAGATCGAGCACCACCTGTGGCCGGGGCTGTCCCTGCTCCAGTTGCAGCGCTCGCAGGCCCGGGTCCAGGCGCTGTGCGAGCGCTACGGCCTGCCCTACGTGCAGGAGAACGTCTTTCGCCGCACGCGCAAGGCGGTCCACATCATGGTGGGCCGCCACTCGATGCTGCGCCTGGAGGGCGCGGCGGAAGAGGACCGCGCACGCCTGGGACGCGTCGGGACCTAG
- the rpmB gene encoding 50S ribosomal protein L28, whose product MSKVCQVTGKRPLVGNVVSHANNKTKTRSVPNLQYHRFWVESLGRFVRLRVSAHGIRIINKRGIERVLKELQARGEKF is encoded by the coding sequence ATGTCCAAGGTCTGTCAGGTCACGGGGAAGCGGCCGCTGGTGGGCAACGTCGTCAGCCACGCCAACAACAAGACGAAGACGCGCTCGGTGCCCAATCTCCAGTACCACCGCTTCTGGGTGGAGAGCCTCGGGCGCTTCGTGCGCCTGCGGGTGAGCGCCCACGGCATCCGCATCATCAACAAGCGCGGCATCGAGCGGGTGCTCAAGGAGTTGCAGGCGCGCGGCGAGAAGTTCTGA
- the zigA gene encoding zinc metallochaperone GTPase ZigA, producing MDSPSRQTDTRLPVTVLSGFLGAGKTTLLNHVLGNREGRRVAVIVNDMSEVNIDARLVQHGGAALSRVDEHLVELQNGCICCTLREDLLREVARLAGQGRFDYLLIESTGISEPLPVAETFTFEAEDGQSLSRVARLDTLVTVVDAKNFLADWRSEEDLRARKLALGEEDERTVADLLVEQVEFANVLVVSKGDLVTPEESARLEALLRHLNPDARIHPAHRGHLPLAAILDTRLFDMERAAQAPGWLQRMRDEVVSERDTYGVTSFVYRARRPFHPGRFWTLLYEDGALWTNVLRSKGFFWLASRMEETGLWSQAGGAATCEYAGPWYATPTAQEWREDPELRAQVEREWREPFGDRRQELVFIGVELDEAGLRRKLEAALLTDQEMARGPRAWRRLRDPFPAWVDVQDAAPDASPSSR from the coding sequence ATGGATTCGCCCTCCCGCCAGACCGACACCCGCCTGCCCGTCACCGTGCTCTCCGGCTTCCTGGGCGCGGGGAAGACGACGCTGCTCAACCACGTGCTGGGCAACCGCGAGGGACGGCGCGTGGCGGTCATCGTCAACGACATGAGCGAGGTGAACATCGACGCGCGCCTGGTCCAGCACGGGGGCGCGGCGCTGTCGCGGGTGGACGAGCATCTGGTGGAGCTGCAGAACGGGTGCATCTGCTGCACGCTGCGCGAGGATCTGCTGCGCGAGGTGGCGCGGCTGGCGGGACAGGGCCGCTTCGACTACCTGCTCATCGAGTCCACGGGCATCTCCGAGCCGCTGCCGGTGGCCGAGACGTTCACCTTCGAGGCGGAGGACGGCCAGAGCCTGTCCCGGGTGGCGCGGCTGGACACGCTGGTGACGGTGGTGGACGCGAAGAACTTCCTCGCGGACTGGAGGAGCGAGGAGGACCTGCGCGCGCGCAAGCTCGCCCTGGGCGAGGAGGACGAGCGCACGGTGGCGGACCTGCTCGTGGAGCAGGTGGAGTTCGCCAACGTGCTGGTCGTCTCCAAGGGGGATCTGGTCACCCCGGAGGAGAGCGCGCGCCTGGAGGCCCTGCTGCGCCACCTCAACCCGGACGCGCGCATCCACCCCGCGCACCGGGGCCACCTGCCGCTCGCGGCCATCCTCGACACGCGGCTGTTCGACATGGAGCGGGCGGCCCAGGCACCGGGCTGGCTCCAGCGGATGCGCGACGAGGTCGTCTCCGAGCGCGACACCTACGGCGTGACGAGCTTCGTCTACCGGGCCCGCCGCCCCTTCCACCCCGGCCGCTTCTGGACGCTGCTCTACGAGGACGGCGCGCTCTGGACCAACGTGCTGCGCTCCAAGGGCTTCTTCTGGCTCGCCTCGCGCATGGAGGAGACGGGGCTCTGGTCCCAGGCCGGCGGCGCGGCCACCTGCGAGTACGCCGGCCCCTGGTACGCCACGCCCACCGCCCAGGAGTGGCGCGAGGACCCCGAGCTGCGCGCCCAGGTGGAGCGCGAGTGGCGGGAGCCCTTCGGTGATCGCCGCCAGGAGCTCGTCTTCATCGGCGTGGAGCTCGACGAGGCCGGACTGCGCCGAAAGCTGGAGGCCGCGCTCCTCACGGACCAGGAAATGGCACGCGGGCCCCGGGCCTGGCGCCGCCTGCGTGACCCCTTCCCCGCCTGGGTCGACGTCCAGGACGCCGCCCCCGACGCGAGTCCTTCGTCCAGGTAG